Proteins found in one Tamandua tetradactyla isolate mTamTet1 chromosome 3, mTamTet1.pri, whole genome shotgun sequence genomic segment:
- the ACADL gene encoding long-chain specific acyl-CoA dehydrogenase, mitochondrial — MAAGLLRRSLSFWGGRWAPRWPLATRCSHSGGEERLETPSAEKLTDIGIRRIFSPHHDMFRESVRKFFQEEVVPYHAEWEKAGEVSRELWEKAGKQGLLGVHIAERHGGVGGDFYSAAIVLEEQAYSNCSGPGFTLHSDVVMPYIVKYGSEEQIKHFIPQMTAGKCIGAIAMTEPGAGSDLQGIRTYAKKDGSDWILNGSKMFITNGWLSDVVIVVAITNRDASSIAHGISLFLVENGMKGFVKGQKLHKMGLKAQDTAELFFEDVRLPASALLGEVNKGFSYLMKELPQERLLIAELAVSASEFMFEETRSYVKQRKAFGKTIAQLQTVQHKLAELKTHICVTRAFVDSCLQLHEMKRLDSATASMAKYWASELQNSVAYDCVQLHGGWGYMWEYPIAKAYVDARVQPIYGGTNEIMKELIARDIVRDK, encoded by the exons ATGGCCGCTGGCCTCCTTCGCAGGTCCCTTAGCTTCTGGGGCGGCCGATGGGCACCACGCTGGCCGCTAGCCACGAG atgtTCTCATTCTGGAGGGGAAGAACGCCTAGAAACTCCTTCTGCTGAAAAATTAACAGATATAGGCATTAGACGAATCTTTTCTCCACATCATGATATGTTCCGGGAAAGTGTAAGGAAATTTTTTCAAGAAGAAGTGGTTCCTTATCACGCAGA ATGGGAGAAAGCTGGAGAAGTGAGTAGGGAGCTTTGGGAAAAAGCTGGGAAACAAGGACTGCTGGGTGTCCACATTGCAGAACGTCACGGTGGTGTAGGCGGGGACTTCTATTCAGCAGCCATCGTCTTGGAGGAACA agcATATTCAAACTGTTCTGGCCCAGGTTTTACTCTTCATTCAGATGTTGTTATGCCCTATATTGTAAAGTATGGCTCAGAAGAGCAGATTAAGCACTTCATCCCTCAGATGACTGCAGGCAAATGTATTGGTGCCATAGCAATGACAGAGCCTGGGGCTGGAAG TGATTTGCAAGGAATAAGAACATATGCTAAAAAGGATGGAAGTGATTGGATTCTCAATGGAAGCAAG ATGTTCATCACTAATGGGTGGTTGAGTGATGTTGTGATCGTGGTGGCAATTACAAATCGTGACGCTTCCTCCATTGCCCATGGCATTAGTCTTTTCCTGGTGGAAAATGGAATGAAAGGATTTGTTAAGGGACAAAAGCTacataaaatgggattaaaagCCCAG GATACTGCAGAACTATTCTTTGAAGATGTACGGTTGCCAGCTAGTGCCCTACTTGGAGAAGTGAATAAAGGCTTCTCTTACCTCATGAAGGAGCTTCCACAg GAAAGGCTATTGATTGCTGAATTGGCAGTTTCAGCCAGTGAATTCATGTTTGAGGAAACCAGGAGCTATGTTAAACAAAGAAAAGCTTTTGGGAAAACAATTGCACAATTACAG ACAGTGCAGCATAAGCTAGCAGAATTAAAAACACACATTTGTGTAACCAGAGCTTTTGTGGACAGCTGTCTCCAGCTGCATGAAATGAAACGTCTGGACTCTGCCACTGCTTCCATGGCAAAATATTG GGCATCTGAGTTACAAAACAGCGTAGCTTATGACTGTGTTCAACTCCATGGAGGTTGGGGATACATGTGGGAATACCCAATTGCAAA AGCTTATGTGGATGCCCGAGTTCAGCCAATCTATGGTGGTACCAATGAAATAATGAAGGAGCTGATTGCAAGAGACATTGTCCGTGACAAATAG